ggtttaagtaagtaagtacaagtgaaccacaagatttgtaacattgatataatagtaatacattccaaaagtttgtttcacgagcacccaattatcaatgcttaacattccttccatagaaccccatcacaatagtgttagaacatacactgtttctcgaaaatatatttcattcgtaaacggtagcgaaccgtttgaatgagggtttgtcaaacccatatggccatataacataagttctcgcttacacccggcaagtgtaaataatgataatcgaattgaggatttttgttcaaactcgtatgtagaatgtttgttttcctgtacttgtgttcacttagaagaaagaaacgtttatgttttctcatcccaaatgtaagttcaaaagagtaaaagtgggactatgatctcaccttgagtgcacgtatgaaaagtacttcacaaagtaacgtgtgcaaagaacaatgctagtcttgacctaaacaaataggttgtatcaataacggtaaacgcgataggtcaaagatgttcaattagtcctatggctcgttacgactcgattatgtagcatgtgaatcaaattgtcaagtttcatgcaagatacaagtatagaaacaaattagaaagattgcataatcatttggcggtcaaagtcaacgaaaaagtcaacacgttcgggtcgggtcccggactatttttctgaggtctttattcatatataagcatgttagaacaagtctcatgtgaatcggaggtccatagcgtgccaaacatttttcttattttgaccaaggaggtcagaacctggacacgccttataTCGCGCCGCGAtataggctggccgcgccgcggcacataacgtgtgctggtgcctggttagtttcaattgttcaagtctttttccgaacttcgatcaaacacaaatcacaaaccgtaaacacttatgacacacattttatatcgttggaaagctaatttgacaaagaacacaactaaacacatttcatcaaccaaaaacatcatttgcaataaccgactttccaacatttaatgctcaattaatgctcaagttcataaatgcacaaaatatgattcgggaattaaatgcatacatatgacacaccgtttcgtaggtaatcaagcatacaatctaactaaccacttaccaaccacaattcatggcattcaatacattaaatgttcacattcaattctatcaaaccctaaccaacaacatcaaaatcactaatcatgtttatgaagttttctaaaacaatctacacatcaaattgaagctagtgatattaggaacacatttaatacatgcatttataacatttaacatcatccacacaaccaaatcaccaaatcaaacacaccaaagtttatgttcaagcttgttacttcaaataacaaaatagaacatataaatcatatattcatgttagacttgagccatagacactaattaacaactttataagttaaaaacatcaagaacacaaaatctagtgattttagaaagttacccaaacgtaatgaaatcggtatggaatcgaagaggaagttacaaggattccaaatatgtaatttattttgcaagacacccgctagcttggatttagatgatgattctttgaaatggataattgaaagaaaatggagaagtaatgaaagaaaaggaaaatgaaaatgaaaaagaaagggggtggggttgactagtcaaatgctagtcacctctttggctctttagcgaaactagtccctcgagttcggttgcgggtgcgtgaattacctaaacgagatatttttaaaacgcgtaacaACAGGAgacgttataaacatataacggaatttaaatagttaaacggaaaagtaagcgaaaaaaggcgggatgttacataactcactttcacagatttttacttcgtcgggaagtaagacttggccactggtcgattcacgaacctataaaaaatatgtacatatatatcaaagtatgttcaaaatatatttataacatttttaatacgttttactgttttaagtttattaagtcagctgtcctcgttagtaacctacatctagttgtccatagttagatatacagaaataaatcgatatatatattatcttgaatcaatccacgacccagtatatacacgtctcaggctagatcacaactcaaagtatatatatttttggaatcaacctcaaccctgtatagctaactccaacattactgcatatagagtgtctatggttgttccaaataatatatatagatgggtcgatatgatatgtcaaaacatttgcatacgtgtctatggtatcccaagattacataatatattagaatacatgtataatacaatataagttagctaggatatgattaatatagatttgttaccaattttcacgtagctacaacaagcaaaaatatccaatcttgttttacccataacttcttcgttttaaatccgttttgagtgtttcaagttgctatggtttcatattgaacttaagtttatgaatctaaacataaaaagtataagtttatagtcgaaaatacaggttacaagtcgtttttgtaaaggtagtcatttcagtcgaaagaacgacgtctagatgaccattttggaaaacatacttccactttgagtttaaccatgatttttggatatagtttcatgttcataagaaaaattattttcccagaagaacaacttttaaatcaaagtttatcatagtttttaattaactaacccaaaacagcccgcggtgttactacgacggcgtatatccggttttacggtgtttttcgtgttttccggttttaaatcattaagttagcatatcatatatatatagaacatgtgtttagttgattttaaaattcaagttagaaggattaacttttgtttgtgaacaagtttagaattaactaaactatgttctagtgattacgagtttaaactttcgaataagatagttttatatatatgaatcgaatgatgttatgaacatcattactacctcaagtttagtaggtaaacctactggaagtgacaaaaaatgatcttgcttcaaagggtcttggatggcttgaaagttcttgaagtaggatcatgacacaaaacaagttcaagtaagatttttactcgaattaagatagtttatagttatagaaattgaatcaaagtttgaatatgaatattaccttgaataagaaagataacctactgtagataacaaaggtttcttgatcttagatgattacttggaatggattagaaagcttggaagtaaactagtaaacttgaaaggattttcgaagtgttcttgaagtgttcttcctaagatgattatagcttgattcttgaagtaatttttgatgaagatgatgattagctactggaaaaattcattcataagtgtgtgtgtgtgtgtgtgtgtgttgagagtgaattagaaagagaattgaaagtgaaatggagtgaataatgagtggtaagtggtgagtggtgagtggggttaaaaggagttctagttagttgactagttcatggtagaagttaaaattgattagtcatgcatgacataattaagagtggaatcccatgctagttcctattggtatatacccatagtaagtacatctagaagctgtgtataatacgggtatgaatacgactagaattcttgatgaaaaaagaatgagaatgtaactgtaaccattttcgttaagtatgagtgttttgatatatgtcttgaagtcttccaaaagtatattaaaacatctaaatacactacatgtatatacattttaactgagtcgttaagtcattgttagtcgttacatgtaagtgttattttgaaacctttaagttaacgatctcatttaatgttgttaacccattgtttattatatctaatgagatgttaaattattatattatcatattatcatgatatattaatatatctaaatatgatatatatacatttaaatgtcgttacaacgataatcgttacatatatgcctcgtttcgaaatccttaagttagtagtcttgtttttacatatgtagttcattgttaatatacttaatgatatgtttacttatcataataccatgttaactatatatatatccatatatatgacatcatatagtttttacaagttttaacgttcgtgaatcaccggtcaacttgggtggtcaattgtctatataaaacctatttcaattaatcaagtcttaacaagtttgattgcttaacatgttggaaacacttaatcatataaatatcaatttcatttaatatatataaacatggaaaagttcgggtcactacaccgggcAACCCAAGAACTCCCGCCTCGAGACCGCAATCAAAACCCATAACATAACCCTGATGGACAGCAGATCCAAGCAAACCCCAAACTGCGATCAACCCAGAAGCCCTAACCTGTCAAAACCCTACCTAACGGATGGTCGGGAGCAACCGAGATAAACACTCCATATCTCCAAGTTATTAGCGCTTAACAACGCTAAAGTCGTTAAGGCAACAACAACACCAGCACGTTCCGACCCGAAACCAGTAACGAGTAATATGGAACGAGACAGATCGGACCAAACACACAACATATCTatattatatactccgtattattttactcGTATTATTActcaacaaaagcatatataaaacTCAAGTGGCTTTATATCAATGAGTCAAATTGTATATTTCCCagacgtaacaacaacaacaacaacagcaacaacaaaacccaataccacctgagtggtgtatgggggaggtgagatgtagacaatccttcccctatctgagaataaagacaagtcatttctctacccagaaaagtagagaaagtcatccctctctttattcgacggataaagagattacttccgagtggacctccggccaaaaagtaggaattttttttttagatataaaataaaataaaaaatagtaaaataaaattaagacgccatgaaaatggaagACTCAGATTTTCATGGGTTTAAAAGCCTGCCagaaaatcaatttaggctctaagcggcagtcaagacgtCACTTAATCGACGCTTGgtgttgcctcaataaatagagccaaGGGACCTTGAAAACATAACTCGAAAGGCATGCCATGTGGGAGTTGTTGCGCAAGCAAGAAGCCAACCACccataacaaaccaaacaccactcatgcatcattacggtagacatccccgaagACACACAGCTAAAAGAATACCAATCAAGCTCAGGAGCAAAGAATggtcgtcctcagccataatgaCCTCAGGATGCACCGAATGATACGAGACTCACAAACCCACCCACCCTACCCACCACCCACCCATACAACCCCCCCAccccacacacacacatacataaaaacataaaccaATATACATGCCAACAAACAACCGTACATAAACAAAGCTACAtacctacgtacatacatacacctacaaaacaaaacaaaaacatacatacatacatacatacatacatacatacataggcaaaaaacatacatacatacctacAAAAACAACCTAACATACATGCATAAGCAAGACACACATACATAGCCATAAATGCCTACACAACCAAAACCTACATACATACATCCATAAACATACGTACaaatcatgcatacatacatacatacaaacaaacATGCATACATACACTAAATACAAGACCTACACGTCTACTAGACTACTAGTAATAGTAGTTgtacataaaaataataaaaataaaaataataataataataataataataataataataataataataataataataatatttagaatgtTGACCCACATATAGAATGGGAGTAAGACTAGGTCAACCCAATTTTAGTCTAAGGTGAAAGCTCCTATATTGAGAGCAAGTTTATGTTTATTCAGAATCATAAATATTTGAATAAAAATACATATTATCAAATTTCACGTTCGATATATCACTAGCCTAAATCAAAAATCTACAATTATTAGATTTCTTTTTTAGAATGCTAATTTTTTGTTTAGAATGAGTCGAGTTGATATCCTAACCATTTAAAGGTTTACAACAAAAAAATATTACATAAAACATTAATAAAAGTATAATATTTGAATAACCGTACGACATATATATATTgatatcgaatactctcatttaccACACACGCACACGCTTGATAGAAATCAAACTGCATTACAGGGAATcgaaccttaaaccatcccgaaGGGCAGATAAGTCGAATTTTAGTCCTGAATACGGGGTAAAACCTCCTTAGGGCAATCCGACTTTTAGAAAATAAATCTCACAAATATTATTAAGGGCAGtaactcgaacttgagacctcctaTCACATCCCAATGAGAGCTGATTTGTACACCACTAGAAtttagccatacaccaccaaaggtgcatataaatattgtactgtacaacactgtaatgcATATTTGGTAGTGTATGACTAAATTTAATGGTGTACGAATCAGCCCAATCCTAATATGTAAAAGATATATTGATATTATGTTTGCAACTTAAATTAACttattaaataaattaataaaaattagtaaCGTGTTTACGTGTGGTTGCGTCACTGCGTGGGGCAAATCAACCTCACATCTCATTTATAACCCGGTCCTCCAATCAAAACCAACCAATAGCCATTCGAGAACCGAAAAAAATATCTCACCTGGTCCCTACCCTAACGGGTCGGGGCAACCAATTCATGCCGCCGCCACCTAACTCAACTACCACCAACCGCCAAtcacggccaccaccaccaccgccagCTTCCTCTCCTCTATACAAACACAAATCGTGGTCGCCGGATATTCTCCGAGACGAAGAATGGGTCAAACGGAAAAACAAACAACTTCACGGCCGGCAAAACAAAAGCGTCACCGATGAAGATATCGATGAACTCAAAGCTTGTATTGAGCTAGGGTTTGGATTCAATGAATCAAATGACCGTCTTTCAAATACTTTACCGGCGTTAGGTTTGTATTACGCCGTTAATAAACACTACAATCATACAATTTCCAAATCATCATCGGTGTCATCTTCTTCTTCCTCGTTGATCTCCGATTCTGATTTATCTGCTGCGGTGGACAGCCCTCAGACCATATTTGACCGCGGTAATTTTATAATTGGAACTTGATTATTATCAATTTTTCAATTTTTTGTTACTAGACTTCTAATTTACTATATCTATTTCACTAATTTTACTCTAGTTTTGATCACAAGTAGTCAGTTTATGCATTAACCAAATATTAGACTATAACCTAGTTTTAAAATTAATTGTGTAGTTGTGTACAATCAAATTGGCATGCAATAGTATGTTTTCAATTTTGGTGATTAATTAAACCGTTTATGATGTAAGAAAACGGGTATGAAAATAGACAATCTGGATTGGTTCCTGCGTTAAACACttcctaattaagtatttcgcCCCTCACAAGCCTCGGGTTAATACGAAATCctaattgggataagacaagaacgattTTGTTTCCAGGCAAGAGGAAATCAATATCACGTATTGAGAGAATCTGTGTGTTGTTATGAATGCAAAAATGTTGGAAAAACCGAAATAAGGTCTGTTTTCAACAGTTAACACTAAGAGTCATAACTCCTTATTTTGGAGGGAAAATTGGTTGGAAGACACCTTTTCATTAATACGAACAGTGTTGATATACAAGAATTTAGATGAGCTTTTTAGAAACCAGTTTATGATGTTATAGTTATTTGATATTAGCCAAGAACATTGTGAAATCAAGTTTTTTGATTTTACTATTTGTATTATTTGATTGATGTAGGGGATGATGCACAAACAATGAAGATGAGATTGAAACAATGGGCTCAAGTTGTTGCAGTTTCTTTGCGTCAATCGTCATCAAGAGTCCATGAAACTGAAAGCACGAAAGCTTCGATTGAAGAACATGGTTAAGAATAATAATGGCTAGATTATAAGAAATCTTGATCTATAATCATACCTTGTAAATAGCACTACAATGTTGAAAGCCTTTGAGAGGGGAACACTTTACTTTTAAATGTttgtaaattgaatttttgatgttTGATGTCTAGTTTCATTTGTTCATTTATGTGTGGCCTCTCTTGTTTACAAGGTTTGTGTTTTCATGACTTAACTTTaattaatgtaaaataaaataaaatgtagaattgttaaatttgtgttggttgttgttattgttaatcGTAGTTTTGTTCTTTGTATGTCACAGGTAATTAAGCCAAGGGGCGTGTATGCTTTTGTCACACGCTAAACATATTTATGAGAAATATAGGGGTCATCAGGATTTGATTTAAATCGATTAAATCGAAAATTGAActgaataaaaactaaaataaaacctAAATTGAATTTTACTTCTATTGTCAATTCGGTTTTCAAATTTAGTTTTcgattttagttttattaaattcgGTTTAACCAAAAtcgaattaaattaataatatatgtaagTTATTGCTCCataatatatatagaccacaaatcAATTTTGAAATCGAAAATTGAATTTAAAATGCATATGTTATATTTATGTTGGTTAAaagattaaattattattttttgaaTTTTTAGTTTTTAACGAAATCGAAGTGAATTTGAATTCCGAATTCGCATTTCAGTTCAGTTATGTTTCAATTTACAATTGAATTTGGTTTTGATTTTGGTTTTGcctttaaaattttcaaaactggTAAAACCAAACCGAATAAATAGAAGAAATTGAAAACTGAACTGATGAACGCTCCTATTTAAAATGTATTCGATATCTTCCCTCATATATTATGATTAAAAGGTAGTCGAGACAACTCTCCTTCAAGTTAAGCCAATATACACGAGTGTTGGTGATTTCAGTTATACTCCTTGAAGTCAGATATAAAAGGGTATATTACTTCACATTCAAAATAGCAGGCTATCTAAAGTTCTAAACatgtttttttctttctttttttttcttgaTGAAATAACGAGAACTTTTATAAATACGAAAACGTTTTAAAAAGAATAAAATCCAATTAAAGATACAAAAGAGAAGCACCGATGAAGCTCATACCTAAAAAGCGTCTAGCAACAAACTATCTGTACCGAGCCTCACCTAAACCGAACAAAAGTCCAACCCAATAAGTAACTAAACAAAAGTAACACGAAAGCAAAATCAAACAACACAACTAGAAAATGGAAAAAAAACAAACTCAAGATTCAAATATCTTTTATGAACACGCCAAATTGTTCTATTTCGGCCCCTTGAACCAATTTCTTCTTTCGAGATTAAAGATTCTTCTTATAAACCGGTGTACGCGGGATCTCGTTTGTTCCATATCTAAACATGTGTATTCAATTTGTGTCTTTCATTAATTCTTCAGTTCAATGGTGTATGCATATAATATATAGTCCATTCCCTTTAACATAATACGACTCATGTGAATTATCATCCGTGATGTCTTTGTGCAAGTGGAGCTATCCAAAGATTAAGAAGATCGCGTTGTTTGGGATCGTGCAATCAACGGGTTATATACACTGGTGGATGAAGTAAGAATAttaattcaataagatttaaaTTCCTCTTCTAATTTGGGCACATTACATTTGAAACAACTCTATCCCGTTTGAGATCACGATTTTTCATTGGATGGCAATCCAAGGATGTATTGTAGTTCGGTTGGTTTTACGACAAAAGGCATATAATATAATCAATGACGAGCCTGGTGTTTTTTTGTATTTGGTGTGCGGAATGCGAAGAACCAGTATACCATCTTTACTAGATTGTTCGTGGTCCATTAAGATTTGGGCGTCTCTTTTCTCATGGTGGAAGTTTAGATGGATAATTTCGGGTTCTTTATTGGCTTTCTCGAATGATTGATTCTCGGACTTAGGTGTCGGAGCTTCTAAATTTTGAGGCTTATAGGTCCCACAACGTTATGGCCTGTTTGGCGGAAAGAAACAATGTTATTTTTTACGATCGGTTTTCTTGTTCGTCGAAAGTAGTTAAAGCGGCCAAGATAAAGGCTATACTTTGGGCATCAAGTTCAAAAATCTGGTTATTGCTACGTAGCTCATAGTTTTGTTTTCTCATACAGTATTAGCGTTTGTAAGCTTCCATTTGGTTCTTTCTTTGTACTCTCTTGGATCTTTTGGATGAACTCGTCTCAAGTTCCTTGTAAGACATTTCAAGTTCGAATCCTGTATATGATGAATATTTTGTAGTGATCAGGGATGAGTTGGAATCAGTCAGAGAGTAATCCTGCTGGACTGTGTACATCAGAGTATGAGGTCAGATTATTCGTCTTCTCAGGTAGCCCGAATAAGAAAAACCTTCTATTTTTTACTTTCTACATTTTACGTCTCGTTTAAGATACTATTCTTGTTTTTCCCGGAAAAAAATAATCTAAACTCGTGTATATAGCAAAGAGCACCAAAATGAAGACTTTTCGCAACATCAAACGACAAATCACAGATTATATGACTTTTAAGCATCAACGTATTTTTCCAGTTCTAGAAGTTGATGCAAAACAATAATAAGCAATTCTATTATCATTCATTTCTTTTgtattttaattaaaaaataaattatattaattaagtAGATTACcatattgttttattatttattactTAACTACAAATCATATTTAATCATAACACTCCCAAATAAAATTATCGTAACATGCAATACTCATTCACATTCCCAAATAAAATTATCGTAACATGCAATACTCATTCACATGACAATTTCACATCAACATCATTTCTCCCTACGATTACATATCGCCACAACACTAGTACCCAAACTATAAGAAAAGGGCATTGTTTTTATTTTCAATCAATGTAAACGTTACTTtaactttataataaaaatatatcttGTTTTACCTATTAATACCTAATATATGATGAATGATCATGTCTTACATTTAATCATTACATTTACACTACAAGATGAAATAAAAAAGAAAAGTTTAAGGTTATAGACATTTCAAACGGTTGAGATAACACCACCCTACAGATATCACCTTTTTTTCTTTCTTGATGATCGTctcttatatataaatattattattattaaattatactaAAAGATACCAAATATATAGATAAAATTCTTTTGTTCACACCCGACCATCACCAACCCCACCCCAACACTCCGGTCTTTATAAATCCACTTTGTAGTATTTTTGTGTACAAATTCTCTAGCATATATGCTATTACTCATCAAACATCttctagtttttatttttattctcaATCATTTGCCATTCTGGTTTTCACGTTCATTTTCGATCATCGTTTCATAAGAGTCTTGTGTAGTAAGTTATGAGCGTGTCTTGTATACAAATTCAACAACTTTACGCTCATGGGAAAAACTAAGCTATTCGTCGCTAGATCAAGAATGTTTCTTTCTGGATTTTATTGCTGGAGCTGGGAATTTTTAACCGCTCTTATGCTATTTAGTTCTTAATTGATCAATCAACAACTTTCGAATTTTAGACTTTAAAGTTGTAAGACTTGTTAAGTAAATAAGATTGGATCGATCAAGTAATAAATTATAGATATTGTGCGCAACGGAAAAATGGTGCAACGATGTAATCCAGCGCCGTTTTTGATTAAGACGTATCAGTTGGTTGATGATCCGATGACAGATGAGATGATTTCGTGGAACGAAAATGGAAACGGATTTGTGGTTTGGAAAACTGTGGATTTTGCAAGGGATTTGCTTCCAAGTTCCTTCAAACACAACAATTTTTCCAGCTTTGTTCGTCAACTTAATACTTATGTAAGTCATTTGATATCTTTGTTTAATGGATTGTTGTTCAATTCAATTAATAATAGCTTCATGTTCGATTAATTCTTATACTTAAAAAACTTTCTTGTCATATATTTACATGTTTCTTAATGAGAATAATAAAATGTGATAAATGCGAAACCAAATAAGAAGAAAATTATCCTACGGGTACACCGAACAAATTACGGATAATGTTGAacaaaataaaggtttaaaaggtcAAAATGCACATGTGAATGAACACCACATGTTTACGTACACAAATGTTCACAAGTGAACGacgaaatataaaataaatttcaaAAGTACGATAAAGCTTTCTCAAATTATATTTTGTCATACCTTAAGTTATATAGTAGTATTTATCATAGTTGTATTCGAGCATAGTCAAGATAGACAATTGTCTAGATAAAAAatttgaatatgtaaatattttccttattaaatcaaataaaaaattgtcaattaaagttaaaatactttgtttttaataattaaatacaatgtaagtaaataaaCAGATAAATTGGAGTATTATTTGGTTATGTGTAGTAAAAAATTTAACGTATATGTTAGCCCATTTTTATTTTCGTCCAGAGTCTTTAAATTGTTGGACtgccatatttactaattatatttaCATGTGATAGAATCTATTTTACATTTGAAAATTGCATAATTTATTAGTTCTCAAGATTCGTGATTTTTTCTCGACTAAACCTTTAattaatgtgtgtatatatatatatatatatatatatatatatatatatatatatatatatatatttgtgtgtgtatatatatatatatatatatatatatatatatatatatatatttgtgtgtatatatatatattattagttctCAAGATTCGTGATTTTTTCTCGACTAAACCTTTAAttaatgtgtgtatgtatatatatatatatttgtgtgtatgtatatatatatatatatatatatatatatatatatatatttgtgtatatatatatatatatatatatatatatatatatatatatatatatatatatatatatatatatatatatatatatatgggcaggatcaatgggaaagtaaTCAATCGGGGGAAGTGGGGGAAGCAAAAATTATATGTGATACATAATATCATATTTATTCACATACTTTTAATTCATTAAAATATCAATTAGATAACTTGATATAATTATTACATTCTTAAGAAAAAGTTGATTTAATTTTTACATTTGTTAACAAGGTTAAAAAAAGTTGATACAATTATCAAATTTTCTAAATTTTTTCATACATTTTCTCATTTTtaattatctttttatttaaacgcgaaatatatatatatatatatatatatatatatatatatatatatatatatatatatatatatatatatatatatatagatagaaacACCTATTATATCAGATATATGGGCTTAGCTAACACAACTATTAAGACACAAGATAAACTCTATTTAATACATgaaaactttttagatttaatataAAAGTCATTTTAAACTCATCAATTTCAATTattagatatatatttattaaaaaaatttataattttaatggcTTTCTTACGGATTAAGAAAGACAAAGAAATATGTTATTGACTTAATTAGTCGGTTGCTCAGATGTGTACTTCATCATATTTTTTTCATAGAAAAATTTTCAAATAACGCTATTCCCTTTCACACCTTCACCAACTCCTACTCATTAATTAATTACACGAGACATGTTTCACAAGAATTTAAAATAACAACTAAGAAAAGAAAGTTTAAAAACAGATTTTGTGCCACAATAAGTTTCTTATGTTCACA
This window of the Rutidosis leptorrhynchoides isolate AG116_Rl617_1_P2 chromosome 7, CSIRO_AGI_Rlap_v1, whole genome shotgun sequence genome carries:
- the LOC139857970 gene encoding uncharacterized protein yields the protein MPPPPNSTTTNRQSRPPPPPPASSPLYKHKSWSPDILRDEEWVKRKNKQLHGRQNKSVTDEDIDELKACIELGFGFNESNDRLSNTLPALGLYYAVNKHYNHTISKSSSVSSSSSSLISDSDLSAAVDSPQTIFDRGDDAQTMKMRLKQWAQVVAVSLRQSSSRVHETESTKASIEEHG